The nucleotide window CCTGCAATCGCAGAAGCTGAAGTTGATCGGACCTCAAATGATCCCTGGCTCAAGCCCGGTGCCTATCGTAATGGCCGCAAGGTATCAACTGACGAGGATCGTGATATTATGGTAGCCGACATCCATGACGAAGTGATGGATGACGTGCGCTCCAGCATTGCTGAGGCCCGCGATGCTGTTGACGAAGCACGCTACGAGACCTCTTACACAACCTATCGCTACCGTCAGCGCCGTGCAGACTCTCCATTTGACGACTTTGACTACTCCGCTGCCTATGTCGGCGAGTTTTTCAACCGCTGGCCCTACCGCGAGACAGCGCTTTACCGCCCTATTCCTGCGATCCGTTACAACCGGGTAGAAGGCCTTGTGCTTGGCGCACGCCTGCTCCCGCTTGAATGGGGTGATTGGGAAAATGCCAAATTATACGGACAGGCAAGCTACGCGTTTGCCATGAAAGACGTCCGTTATGAACTCGGGGCAGAAGTGCGTCCTTTCCCGTACATGGATGATGACTTTGAATTCAAAATTGGCGTCTCTTACCGCGAAAATACAGCAACCAATGACATCTGGAAAGTCAACTGGGTAGAGAACAGCATCGCGGCCATGCTCTTCGAGTACGACTTCCTCGACTACTACAACGTGCAGGGCTTCTCAGCCTATGCAATCCAGCGGCTCTCTCCGTATGCACAAATCAGCGCCGGCTACCGGTCTGAAGAATATGGCAGCCTTGAAAACGAAGCCAATTGGTCGCTCTTTGGTGGCCGCGACTTCCGCTTCAACCCACTCGTAAGCGAAGGCCAGATGAACTCGGTTGTCGTAGCGTTTGAAGGCGGCCAGTTGTCAGGACTGCACAGTGTGCCCCGCGGTTCAGCTTTCCGATTCGATGCTGAGTTCGGCGAAGGCTTCGGCGGCGACTTTGATTTCTCTCGATTCCTTGGCGACGTTAGGTTCTATGTACCCTTTGGTTATGGCAGCAGCCTCGGCTTCCGCTTCCGTGGCGGCTATGCATCTGACGAAGCGCCAATCCAGAAAATGTTTACCTTGGGCGGTGTTGGCTCAGTACGGGCTTATCCACAGAATGCATTCTATGGCACGCGGATGCTCCTCGGAAACGTGGAGTACACCATCGCCAACATCTCACCGCTTGATGATATCTTCTCAGACGTCCAGGTGTTTGGATTTGGAGATGCCGGCTGGGTTAACAACAACGGCACGAACACGTTCGACATCGACGACCTCCTTCCTGCGGCCGGCTTAGGCCTAAGCTTTGCAGATCGGGCCGTCCGCCTCGAACTGGCCTGGCCGCTTAAAGAAATTGGTGGCGAAAAGGACCCAACCCTCTGGCTCCGCCTCTCCCCGACATTCTAGCGCTTCATAGCAAAGAAAAAACCGCATCAGACCAAGTCTCTGCTGCGGTTTTTTTGTTTTCCAGGCTTTCGGGGTCGCCATGCGTGTGGATTCCCGATCAATTTGGGAATGACGGACAAGCTTCTTATCTAAATCCCTGTTGAGCCAAATCCGCCGGCGCCGCGTTCGGTTTCGTCGAGACTGTTGCGCTCGTCCCATGCAACTTGCGCATGGGCAGCGATGACCATTTGCGCGATGCGCTCGCCGCGTTGGATAGCAAAAGCCTCTTTGCCATGATTGATCAGGATAACCTTGCACTCCCCGCGATAATCACTGTCGATGGTACCCGGGCTGTTCAGCACAGTGATTTTGTGTTTGACTGCAAGGCCACTGCGGGGGCGAACCTGGGCTTCGTAGCCCGGCGGAAGTGCAATTTGTAATCCGGTAGGGACCAGCACCACTTCACCTGGCCCAATCATCATGGGCTCAGCTTCGGGCACGGCTGCGCGCAAATCCATGCCGGCGCTCTGGGGTGTTGCATAAAACGGCAAATCAAGGCCCTCGGCGTGGGGCAGTCGCTTCAAAGGCACACGAATCGGCTCTTGCATCTCAATCAACTTCAATAATTAGCGTACAGATCAGGTATTGTCGAAAAATGGTTTCCAGACTTCGTCAGCCGGCTTTGGCGTTGCAAGGCTTACACCCACAAGCGTAAGAATAGACAGCAACACAGCCGGGTACGTGGCTTCTTGTAGAAACGGACTCCACGACGAGAAATAAGGCTGACTGGACAGATAGAAAGTCCAAATCAACGTGGTAAAGCTTCCCACAAGAATACTGGCAACGGCACCCTGCCACGTCGCACGTTTCCACAGGAATGCTGCCATCAAGGGTGGCGTGATTGCTGCGCCGTAAATCAGGTAGGCGGTGTATGCCGCATCCAGAATGGTTGGAAATTGCTCGACAAGCAAGTAAGCGATGAGTCCAAGACCAAGTACAAAAATGCGTCCGAGACGAACCACATTTTTTTCGCTCAAGTCAGGATTCACAAAACGCTGCCATACGTCGCGGGTCAGGTTTGTAGCCGGCACCAGCAGGAAGGAGTCTGCCGTTGAAACGATCACGGCCATCATGGTTGCAACCAGCACCATTCCGAGCACAAGGGGCAAGGCTTGCCCTGCGGCAGCCGGTATGATGTTCTCGGTGCCGGCGCGGCCTTCTTCAAACAGGTTGGTAATCAATCCCTGATCAACAGCAACACTACCAACCAATCCGAAGAACTGAAAACTGGTTTCCAGAATAACTACACCTATGACCCAGAAAAAGACGGCCTTTTGCGCCTGCCCGCTGTCCTCTGCGCTAAAAATACGCTGATACATATTGGCATCACCGAGCAGCAACAACATCGTCGGTATAAGGAACGAGAAGGCAATGATAGGCCCTGAATTTACATTTTCGCGTTCATCAGCCCAGTTACCAAAGACAGACCATTTGCCAGATTCCTCAGCGGCATTCATGACCACATCCAGTCCACCAACCTGATACAACAGAAAGCCAAGTCCAACCAGCACTCCACCGGTCATTAACACACCATTGACTACATCTGTGTAAACCACAGATAACATACCGGCAAGCACGGTGTAGAGAATCGCAAAGATCGCCGTAATCATGATGCCTTGTTCGATGGTAATCAAACCATCCGTCATGATTGCAATCACGCGCCCGCCCCCCTTAAACTGGTAAGAAACGATCGTGAGATAGGCAATAACAGTGATCAGGGTTGCTAACACACGCGACGCTTTTCCATAACGCGCCTCAAAGATGTCTGGAACGGTTACCTGTCCAAAATTCCTGATGCGCCGGGCGATAAAGTACACGATAACGATACCGGCCCATGCGCCGGCGCTGTACCAGAGGCTGGCGAGGCCGTTGCGGTATCCGAGGCCGGCACCGCCGAACAGCGAACCATTGCCCATCCAGGTAGCCAGCAGGGTGCCCACAAGAATGTACCAGGGCAAGGTGCGGCCGGCTACCATAAAGTCGTCACTGGAATTGACAACCTTGCTTTTATAGACGCCTACGCCCAACAAAGCGAACAAATAGACCAACGTAGCCAGGATATAGGGATTGCTAAACAGCTCCCCGAATAGTGTCATCATTTCCTGCATAAAAGACGTTTAATTCTCGGTGGGAATTTTTTCGCGCAATGGAAGGGCTTTTTTCACCAGAAGTGTGCAACCAATCGCGCAGCTCCGCTGTAATCTACAACCCAAAATTGAAATTGGTCATTTTGGGAGCCCAATTGGGATCATTACGATGCGGCAATCAGCACTAATTCTAACAGTTCTGAATGCTAATAGCCAGATATAGGCACTAAATTCTTAAAGCGTCTGGATTCGTGAAGTATGCCTATAAGCCGGCCGCGTTTTGAATCCCGCAACGTCAATCAAATAAAATGTCAGAACAACAAACTTTACGACTGATATCGGAAGTCGACGAACACGGACAGCGCACCAACAACTGCGGCGAGTTACGCGAAGCAAACGTTAATGAAAATGTTACCCTCAAAGGCTGGGTTGATACCCGCCGGGATTTGGGCGGCGTTATTTTCATCGATTTGCGCGATCGCCACGGGCTTACACAAATCGTATTTTCACCGCAGGATAATGAAAATGCGCACGTAAAAGCCGAGAATTTGCGCACCGAAGACGTGATTTCTATTGAAGGTGTTGTTCGGCCGCGTTCTAAAGAAACGGTAAACGCCAAACTACCAACCGGCGCTATTGAGATCAGTGTACAGAGCCTGTTCATCCTGAACACGTCACAGCCAGTACCTTTTCCTGTTTCATCACACGAAGAAAAGCGCAAACTGGCCAACGAAGAATTACGCCTGCGGTATCGCTATCTAGACCTCCGCCGGCCGGAGTTGCTGGAAAAGCTTGTGATGCGGCATAAAATTTACCAGACCACGCGCAGCGTATTTGTTAAAAATAATTTCCTGGAAGTAGAAACGCCGGTCCTGATGAAATCGACGCCTGAAGGCGCGCGCGACTTTCTGGTCCCCAGTCGTGTTCATCCTGGAGAGTTCTATGCCCTGCCCCAGTCTCCGCAGACGTACAAGCAAATTCTGATGATAGCCGGCTTTGACCGCTATTTCCAGATTGTAAAGTGCTTCCGCGATGAAGACCTGCGTGCAGACCGGCAACCTGAGTTTACACAGGTGGATGTTGAAATTTCGTTTGCTACGGAAGAGTTGATCTACGGCTTGATGGAAGAACTTATGACTTCCCTCTTCAAAGAGATCAAAGGCATCGACCTGCCAACGCCGTTCCCGCGCGTGTCGTACGCTGAGGCTATCCATCGATACGGCAGCGACAAACCAGATTTGCGGTTTGGCCTCGAAATCAACGACATCAGTAGCGCCTTTGAAGGATCGGGCTTCCGCGTATTTGACAACCTGCTTGAATCTGGCGGTAAAATTGTAGCCGTGAAAGTGCCAGGCGAAGGAGACCGTGGTCGCGGTGCGATGGACCGCCTCGATAAAGACATCGTACGTAAACGCATTGGTGCCGGCGGCCTTGTTTATTTCAAGCTACCGTCAGACGGTTCAGCAACATTCTCCTCTGTGAAAGCAGAAGTACTACCTTCGGCTTTTGTAGATAAAGCTATTGCGCAGATGGATGCCAAAGCAGGCGATCTGGTGCTTGTACTTGCCGGCAAAAATCCAGAAGTGTTTGAACAGATGGGTACGCTCCGTCTGCACATGGCAAAAGAACTCAACCTGATTCCTGAAGGGGGAGATGGCCCCTGGAATTTCCTGTGGGTTACCGACTTCCCATTGCTCGATTGGGACGAAGATGGACAGCGTTTCCACGCCATGCACCATCCGTTTACATCACCGCTGCCAGCAGATTTCGACAAAATGTTCGATGATCCTGGATCCGTACGTGCCCGTGCATATGACCTCGTGCTGAATGGCTACGAAATTGGTGGTGGATCTATCAGGATTCATAGCCGGGAAATTCAGAACCAGATGTTCAAGCTGCTCGATATCCAGGCTGAAGAAGCAAGCCGGCGTTTTGGCTTTCTTCTCGAAGCACTGGAGTACGGCGCGCCACCACACGGCGGCATCGCACTGGGCCTCGACCGCATTGCCATGTTGATGTCTGGCACGGAAAATATCCGCGACGTGATTGCGTTCCCCAAAACCCAGTCAGCGCAAGAGTTGATGGTATCATCACCTGATATCGTAGACGACCATCAGCTCAATGACTTGCATATTCGGGTACAGTTGCCAGAATCTGAAGACTAAACGCTGACCTCGCAGTTTTTACAAAAGTCCCCTCTTTCTTATTGAAGGAGGGGACTTTTTATGGCTAGCATTTTCGCCCAAGCTACTTCATCAACGTAACACTTCGGGCCGATTTAAAATGCTCGCCGGCAGCCTGGATAATATAAATCCCACTGGGTAGCGTACTGCCATCCAGCGTGAACTGATGCGAATACTCCGCAGGCAAAATCCCATCAGCTAGCACCTGTACGCGCGCGCCAACGAGGTTATACACAGATACAATGACGTGCTGCGCTCTGGCGAGGGTCAACGTAAACTGCGTTTGCGGATTGAACGGGTTTGGGTAAGGCGCCCCGAAATGAAACGCGCCATCAATGTCGATATAGACTTGCTGTTCGAGGCTATATGCAAACGTCCCGTCAAAGTCGATTTGTTTTAGCCGAAAGGTGTGCCAACCAGGCGAAAATCCATCTGCAGAGAAGTTGTAGGTTGCTGCATCCAGGGTTGTCCCGTGGCCATGCACAAAACCAAGCGAGGTAAATCCGTGGCCTCCATGGTATTCAACCTCAAAGCCGGCATTGTTCGTTTCGCTTGCAGTACGCCAGGACAGTAGTACTTTGTCATCGGTAGCGGTTGCCTCAAAGGCGACAAGGTCTACCGGAAGCTGGGTTGCCTGCAGTGCCAGGTCTACCTGAATCCGGGCCGTAGTGACGTCATTACGGTCGTCAGTGATCTGAAAGCCGGTGTTGGCAAAGGTCGCGAGCAGGGTTTCAATTGTCGCATCAGGATTGGCGGCTTTCAAAATTGCCCAGGCACCAGCCACATGAGGTGCTGAAAAGGAGGTACCAGCGCTGCTTGCAAACCCCCCACCAGGGATGGAAGTTGTGATATCTTGTCCGGGTGCAAGAAAATCCAGAAACGTAGCGCTGCTTGAAAAACTGGCAATGTCGTCTCCCATGGTTGTTGCACCAACACTGATAGCATTTGAGAGGCAGGCAGGTGATACCAGTCCATCAGACAAGCCACTGTTGCCGGCTGCAGCAATTACAGCAATGCCTTCGTCATGCAGCATATCAATCAGGATGCGCATGGCCGGATTTACTTCTTCGCAGGTGGCGACATCTGTATAGTGTCCGCCCCCCAGACTCAAGTTGACAGCAGCGATGTTGAGCGAATCTCGCTGCTGGTAGATGTAATCGAGTGCAGCAACCTGATCGGATACCCAGGAACGGACGCAGGGCGCATCGCCGCAATAGTTCTCGAACCGCGAGAAAACTTGTAGGGCGAGAATGTCGGCATCTCTTGCAACCCCTGAAAAATCATCAGAACGGCCGGCAACAATGCCGGCAACGCGCGTACCGTGGCTACACCCTTCGATCGCCGGATCACAATTGGTTGCAACGCCGGCGCCATAGGCACGCTCCTCATCACCGGGACACAGACTCACAGAGACAAAGTTGCTGCTTGTGCTTTCATAGCTGGAAGAGAAGCAAGCTTCACCAGCCAGTTTTCCATCCAGGAAGGGATGGTTACCGTCTACGCCAGAATCGACA belongs to Bacteroidota bacterium and includes:
- a CDS encoding sodium:solute symporter family protein; protein product: MMTLFGELFSNPYILATLVYLFALLGVGVYKSKVVNSSDDFMVAGRTLPWYILVGTLLATWMGNGSLFGGAGLGYRNGLASLWYSAGAWAGIVIVYFIARRIRNFGQVTVPDIFEARYGKASRVLATLITVIAYLTIVSYQFKGGGRVIAIMTDGLITIEQGIMITAIFAILYTVLAGMLSVVYTDVVNGVLMTGGVLVGLGFLLYQVGGLDVVMNAAEESGKWSVFGNWADERENVNSGPIIAFSFLIPTMLLLLGDANMYQRIFSAEDSGQAQKAVFFWVIGVVILETSFQFFGLVGSVAVDQGLITNLFEEGRAGTENIIPAAAGQALPLVLGMVLVATMMAVIVSTADSFLLVPATNLTRDVWQRFVNPDLSEKNVVRLGRIFVLGLGLIAYLLVEQFPTILDAAYTAYLIYGAAITPPLMAAFLWKRATWQGAVASILVGSFTTLIWTFYLSSQPYFSSWSPFLQEATYPAVLLSILTLVGVSLATPKPADEVWKPFFDNT
- the dut gene encoding dUTP diphosphatase translates to MQEPIRVPLKRLPHAEGLDLPFYATPQSAGMDLRAAVPEAEPMMIGPGEVVLVPTGLQIALPPGYEAQVRPRSGLAVKHKITVLNSPGTIDSDYRGECKVILINHGKEAFAIQRGERIAQMVIAAHAQVAWDERNSLDETERGAGGFGSTGI
- a CDS encoding DUF5686 family protein, translating into MSKHCYTSIFTLLVVFALTPANPLLAQDADTTSYEAERHVIESALGTMVKVIRTATFREGNSSVQSELHDLAARLNAVNQALPAVSLTAMARANTIEDAAQGDPDNPQPTSVSDLKSLENALLELSDQIRDIRRTLQAENEMDLAAQLAPVETGIDNAVVQTRRLIFADENEPAIAEAEVDRTSNDPWLKPGAYRNGRKVSTDEDRDIMVADIHDEVMDDVRSSIAEARDAVDEARYETSYTTYRYRQRRADSPFDDFDYSAAYVGEFFNRWPYRETALYRPIPAIRYNRVEGLVLGARLLPLEWGDWENAKLYGQASYAFAMKDVRYELGAEVRPFPYMDDDFEFKIGVSYRENTATNDIWKVNWVENSIAAMLFEYDFLDYYNVQGFSAYAIQRLSPYAQISAGYRSEEYGSLENEANWSLFGGRDFRFNPLVSEGQMNSVVVAFEGGQLSGLHSVPRGSAFRFDAEFGEGFGGDFDFSRFLGDVRFYVPFGYGSSLGFRFRGGYASDEAPIQKMFTLGGVGSVRAYPQNAFYGTRMLLGNVEYTIANISPLDDIFSDVQVFGFGDAGWVNNNGTNTFDIDDLLPAAGLGLSFADRAVRLELAWPLKEIGGEKDPTLWLRLSPTF
- the aspS gene encoding aspartate--tRNA ligase; protein product: MSEQQTLRLISEVDEHGQRTNNCGELREANVNENVTLKGWVDTRRDLGGVIFIDLRDRHGLTQIVFSPQDNENAHVKAENLRTEDVISIEGVVRPRSKETVNAKLPTGAIEISVQSLFILNTSQPVPFPVSSHEEKRKLANEELRLRYRYLDLRRPELLEKLVMRHKIYQTTRSVFVKNNFLEVETPVLMKSTPEGARDFLVPSRVHPGEFYALPQSPQTYKQILMIAGFDRYFQIVKCFRDEDLRADRQPEFTQVDVEISFATEELIYGLMEELMTSLFKEIKGIDLPTPFPRVSYAEAIHRYGSDKPDLRFGLEINDISSAFEGSGFRVFDNLLESGGKIVAVKVPGEGDRGRGAMDRLDKDIVRKRIGAGGLVYFKLPSDGSATFSSVKAEVLPSAFVDKAIAQMDAKAGDLVLVLAGKNPEVFEQMGTLRLHMAKELNLIPEGGDGPWNFLWVTDFPLLDWDEDGQRFHAMHHPFTSPLPADFDKMFDDPGSVRARAYDLVLNGYEIGGGSIRIHSREIQNQMFKLLDIQAEEASRRFGFLLEALEYGAPPHGGIALGLDRIAMLMSGTENIRDVIAFPKTQSAQELMVSSPDIVDDHQLNDLHIRVQLPESED
- a CDS encoding S8 family serine peptidase — protein: MRIPLLWAFAGVALSLCNIPVSFAQPALPAINTLPTQQRHAALLEKARTQGTVPLIVQLQRGNAGKAYHTAAIAQSQQAVLDAVDGLTHVRLYQQIPFLAVHATPDALQQLLTFPNIGFVQEDEHYGVLLEESTAAIGAAAAWAYGGSGAGQVVAVVDSGVDGNHPFLDGKLAGEACFSSSYESTSSNFVSVSLCPGDEERAYGAGVATNCDPAIEGCSHGTRVAGIVAGRSDDFSGVARDADILALQVFSRFENYCGDAPCVRSWVSDQVAALDYIYQQRDSLNIAAVNLSLGGGHYTDVATCEEVNPAMRILIDMLHDEGIAVIAAAGNSGLSDGLVSPACLSNAISVGATTMGDDIASFSSSATFLDFLAPGQDITTSIPGGGFASSAGTSFSAPHVAGAWAILKAANPDATIETLLATFANTGFQITDDRNDVTTARIQVDLALQATQLPVDLVAFEATATDDKVLLSWRTASETNNAGFEVEYHGGHGFTSLGFVHGHGTTLDAATYNFSADGFSPGWHTFRLKQIDFDGTFAYSLEQQVYIDIDGAFHFGAPYPNPFNPQTQFTLTLARAQHVIVSVYNLVGARVQVLADGILPAEYSHQFTLDGSTLPSGIYIIQAAGEHFKSARSVTLMK